In the genome of Chrysoperla carnea chromosome 5, inChrCarn1.1, whole genome shotgun sequence, the window TTTGCATACATGTTCGGTTGCCTTTTCTAATAAGATTCACTTCTGATTGCCTTCGCTCATGTTATAGGTTGCTCAGAAAGGAGACCGACCTCCCACTTGTTGTAACTTTCCGGTAGCAGTGGCACGCGATCACATGTTTGTGTTTAGTGGACAGAGTGgcgcaaaaattacaaattcgcTTTTTCAATTCAGCTTTAAAGATCGAGCATGGACTCGAATATCTACTGAGCATATTTTACGTGGAGCGCCACCGCCACCCGCTCGCCGATATGGACATACTATGGTTGCATTTGATCGACatctttatgtttttggtggagCAGCTGATAGTACCCTTCCAAATGATTTggttaatatttcaatatttatttagttttaaaacagtttacaagatattttgttccaaaaatccaaaattataataaaaaaaggattttgaAAGTTGATTCTTATGACCACGCTGAATATTTACctcttttttattctttagcacTGTTATGATTTGGATACTCAAACTTGGTCTGTGATTATGCCTGCAATTGAATCACATATTCCAACTGGAAGATTATTTCATGCGGCAGCTGTTATTGGTGATGCAATGTACATTTTTGGTGGAACAGTAGATAATAATGTACGAAGTGGGGAAATGTTTCGTTTTCAATTCTCCAGTTACCCAAAGTGCACCTTACATGATGATTATGGGAAAATTTTGGAATCTCGTTTATTCTGTGATGTAGAATTTGTTGTTGGTCATGAAGAAATCAAAATTCCTGCACATTTAGCGATTGTTGCTGCTAGATCTCAATGGTTACGGGCAAGAATTCGTCAATCGAGAGATGCGCGTgaaaaacatttagaaaaagTGTTTGGTACAACTCAAGTGCCATTTAAAGATTTACCATTACTTGAAGTGAAATTACCGGATGCAGTACCGGAACCATTTGAAAtggttttgaattatatttataccgATCGAATTGAACCCAGAAAAAAAGGTAGTACAGTATTTATTTCTTCATTCGCTTCTATTTTTTGCATctgatcaaatttaaaattattttcagttgaAGATGCTTCTGCAAATCGAGTCGTACTACTAATGATGGATGTTTATCGATTAGCGGTTCAATTTAACATGAAACGCTTAGAACAACTTTGTGTACAATATTTAGAAACAACTATAAGTCTTGAAAATGTTCTTGATGCTGTATCAAATGCTCATAATTTACGATTATTATCcattaaagaattttgtttacGTTTCATAGTTAAGGATCCAAATTACTCGCATATAGTAATGAGTAAAGAATTTGAAACTCTAGACCAATCGTTAATGGTTGAAGTTATACGGAAAAAACAGATACCACAACCAAATACTAAATCGTTCATCGAACCGCAATATGACAGTTCAGGtagatcaaatttattttcaaactatccttttttttacacaattctAAATTGCAAGGTTAGGAAGAtccgaaaaaaataacaaaaatccaGTATAATTGATGACTAGataagtagtttttgagatatcgccgaAAATCTCTCCGAAATATTGGGCATCAAATAGGACTTTCGGCGATTTCATAGAAAATACTCATTCTatcttttaatgatttaaattttcttaaaggtTTAATCGGAACAACTTTAGAGCAAGATATGgcagtatttttaaaaagtgctGGAAAAGAATTTTGTGATATAATTCTATTATTGGATGGATGCGCTATACCCGCTCATAAATCAATTCTTGCTGCTAGGTGTAGTTATTTTGAAGCTATGTTTAGATCGTTTATGCCTACAGATAACACAGTTCgggtaagttaaaaaaaacctaaattctataaataactaataaattagCCTGTAACGTTTTATTTAGATACAAATTGGAGAGACTGTACCATCTGAAGAAGCTTTCGACTCATTACttcgttatatttattatggtgATGTCAACATGCCTCCAGAagattcattatatttattttcagcaCCATTTTTCTATGGTTTCACAAATAATCGTTTACAAGCGTTTTGTAAACAGAATTTAGAAATGAATGTTACATTTGAAAATGTTGTTCAAATATTAGAAGCTGCTGATCGTATGCAAGCAATTGACATGaaaaaatattcgttaaatttaattgtacagTACTTTCCAAAAGTAAGTTTTTCATACTTCCAGTCTTGCCAAATTTAGATCGTGGGTTGaacttattgtattattatatcacTAAAGCAGGCGGTGTACAAACAAGTACaggaaaatctttaaaatattgttagtcACATTATCAGGGTAGCGGTTATTCTTCGGTTTTCGCGGCTTTCCGAAGATTGTttcttttatgtatttattgacGCGACTAACAGGAAAagcttcaaaatattgttaGTCACATTATAAGGCTAGCGATTGACctggaaaattatgaaaaactggaaatgtcaatgaaaataataaaatatagtccAGCGCATGGTCAAAATTTGGCAGAtatggtatattattattatgaaatcgtaataatgaaatatttgtgaTTAGATTACCAGTTTGCCGAAAACAAGGCAATTATCCAGAGAATTGCTTTTAGACATATTAGATGCATTAGCTTTAGCTGAGATTGCTAAAGAACAGCAGCGTCTGTGTCAAGATATGTCATCGACGAGTTTAAACAgcgaataagtataaaaaaaatgtaaatttgtattataaattaaaaattttttattaaaataaattaaataaataaattataatgtatttattcGCTGAACTAACCGAAGATTGTACCCATTCATTGATCTGGCAATAATATCTACTTTaagttttatatcatttatcgTCCCATCCGCCTGGAGTTGGAAATTTCGGAGTATTGTTACAAGCATTGATTTCATACATAACATTGCGAACGCTTTACCTATACATCCTCTTGCTCCCGCACTAAATGGCATGAATGCAAAAGGATGCCGTTTAGCAACTGCTTCAGGTAGAAAATGCTctggataaaatttatttggataCTCCCAATGGTTAGGATCACGATGCACATACATTACACCAATAAATACTGAAGTACCTCTCGGCAATACAACTTTATCTGtggaaaaataatacaatttgattaggGGGTCAATCTAGAAATAGTAACATTTAAATACAAACCTATAGGAAAATCTTCCGTGACTTCTCGAACAATAAATGGTGCAACTGGGAAAAGTCTGCTTACTTCTTTTATAACCATTGTTgtatagtataatttttttaagtcgtCTCTACCAAAGTTTTCGTTATCTCCCAACACACTTTGTATTTCATTGTAAACTTTATCCTGAATTTCAGGATGTAATGCTAATAGCAATAACGTCCATGAAAATTGTAAGGATATTGAATCTTCAccctaaaatattatttttaatgtaaaaagtatagtttttcttagattttctaatattaatcaTACTAACCGCTGCGAAGAGGGTTATCATTTCATCAATAATGCCCTGTTTACTCATAGCTTCTGGATTATCATTTAAAGTGTGCAAAATCGTCTCTAAAGTACTTTTACATTTGATACTGTTATTGTTGGAGACTTCTTCCTGCTTTCGTAGTacattctgaaaaaaatttcacaatagATTTAATTTCACAATTCTCTCGCAGACAAATTGGTAATTGTGACTGAAAAAATACAGGGATCAAATTCATTTGGTGTTAGGTAAATATTCTAATAGTTAAATCGTACTTCATTAATGTTCAGGTCTTTATTTGCTTTTCTGTGGAGGGAGGTAATTAATtataggttttttaattttgctgttAAAAACAATTGCTATATCTTatctaattaaatgaattttgtcgTAGGTTCTGTTATACCTCAgtgaaatgaataattttcttttattataatattgtttgctGATTATATAGAACATagatagtaattattttataatactttatcCTCGTAATATAAAGATTTATAACTtaaattaaggtagtatggcAATATCGAGAGTtacaattaactttttttttttaaatttactcaaAAGATGTTATCAAGTGATCATAGTGTTCGACAAATTCTATAtcgcgttttttcagaccgatatcTTAAATATGCTGTTATCATGCTCAGTTGAAAAAACAGCTCTAATTATTCCagagaaatcaaaaaatttacaaaaaatatgaccaatttatcaataataaattgaacGAACCTTTTGAATGAAGTTTCGAAGGTAATTCACCACTTCATGTTGCAATTTTCCTTTTgctgtattttcaaatataaaatcagGATGTAACCAATATTTGAGAATCCGGTCGTGAATTAGCATGTAtatgctaaaaataaaatataaaataaaaaaaagccacaaataattttttttaaatgttcttaCTTATCCAAACTGCTAACTACTTCCATATTATGTTCGGATTGTACGTTTAATTTTACGTCCATAACTGCTTCTGTAAATcacaagtttttaattaatcaacCAATGGAAATCTAGGTACAAAAGGCCCCCGTGCCTTTCCTATGGAAAATAACTTTCGGCCAAACTTTCAACGACAATGTCCACAAAACTCAAATGTTCTCGAAATCTAAGAACCTTTAAGTCAGCGGAGTTTGACCGAAAGCAATTTTCCATAAGGATATGGTAAGAGGTCCATTAAAAATACTTACCCCCAACAATATCCATTGCACATAATTGAACGTATTTCATTACATCAAAAGCTGGTTTACCAACTTCCTTTTGCATAGTTGCAACCATAACTTTGCTCTGCTCATGAAAAATATGCATATATTCACTTAAAAAGTCTTGCGAAaacgattttacaattattttcctATGCGTTCGCCAAAGTTGGCCGTTATTGTTAATTAATCCTTGACCGAAAATAGGATTGAAAAATCTATATGCTGCACCTTTGTGGGTAATTTTTTGGGAAGACAAAATGtgctaaaaaatttgataattcaaTCAATAACATTTAACAAGCGGAGATATTTATTGAGATTTCCTGTTGTTCGTTTACCTGTATATCGTTTGGATTTGCAGTAAATATCCATAATTGTGGGCCCATCCACCCACGcaaaatactattatattttttcaacaagTCAAAAGCTATTGGTATCGTATCTGGAATAGATTTAAAATGTCGTGAAAGGgataataatagttaaaatgaTCGCGCACACTCTCAACTACTTATCCcggtttaaattaaaaaaaggaattttttggATACCTTCAATACTgttaaataagaagaaaaatgCATTGCCAATTATTGGTAATGCAAATGGACCCTCCAATTTCCAacttaatttatacaaatgtcTTCGATcccaattatatttaattaatatatacagCACTAATATAACTATACAAAACACTAAAACAGgcgacattttaatttaaaatatacaacggtttcacttgttttgcaATTCAAAAATGTCTTCCACTAAAAGTAAAATCTTTATAATCGGTTACTAATTAATATAAcggtttttataatattattaagaattaataatatcaaatagtaaataaatcatattacgTTTTATTCCttgttaaaagtaataaaaagtgtattgatttttataccaagtGTTCATTAATTAACAagcataattattaaattaatgcaACAATTAACGTCTTTTGGAGACAGGGTAACGCAAAATTCAAAATCAGTAGTTACTGATTCCGATAACAAGTACTAAATTATAAAGGTATCGCTACCTCCTTGAGTACATATTCTGTTTTTGTTCGATGCTAAAAAACTATGTTGTCCATCCACCATGGACGTCAAATAAGCATTCTGTGGTGGAGTCGGGGCCTAGCAACCTCAAAAAAGCGTATTTTAATAAGTATAATACTTAAACTATACAGATTAAACTGAGTATTGATGAAGGCTGAGTACATCTTCTTCAAGAATATATATCACTACACTAAACTATCGTAACTATTTAAATTCCCAACTCCAAATTCATGATAAACCGCGTATGGATGTTGGTGTACGTTTTGACTTTCTGATAGCATTACTTGGGGCCGTGATTCTTAATGAATTTCTGATATACATCTACATTTTTTGCATACAATAAACAGActaagtattataaattttgtgatttatcTAAATGAAAAAGCTTTAACGCTATTGAAAAAGGGTATTTACATATATcagataacatttttaaaataaatatttt includes:
- the LOC123301683 gene encoding leucine-zipper-like transcriptional regulator 1 isoform X2; the protein is MKIITIKHKMATNELAFDNNLTLEFGPFETVHKWKRMPECDEFVGARRSKHTVVAYKEAIYVFGGDNGKSMLNDLLRFDVKEKSWGRAFATGLPPAPRYHHSAVVHESSMYVFGGYTGDIHSNSNLTNKNDLFEYRFSTGQWTEWRFTGRTPVPRSAHGAAVHDGRLWIFAGYDGNARLNDMWTIPLTGDTHNWEEVAQKGDRPPTCCNFPVAVARDHMFVFSGQSGAKITNSLFQFSFKDRAWTRISTEHILRGAPPPPARRYGHTMVAFDRHLYVFGGAADSTLPNDLHCYDLDTQTWSVIMPAIESHIPTGRLFHAAAVIGDAMYIFGGTVDNNVRSGEMFRFQFSSYPKCTLHDDYGKILESRLFCDVEFVVGHEEIKIPAHLAIVAARSQWLRARIRQSRDAREKHLEKVFGTTQVPFKDLPLLEVKLPDAVPEPFEMVLNYIYTDRIEPRKKVEDASANRVVLLMMDVYRLAVQFNMKRLEQLCVQYLETTISLENVLDAVSNAHNLRLLSIKEFCLRFIVKDPNYSHIVMSKEFETLDQSLMVEVIRKKQIPQPNTKSFIEPQYDSLIGTTLEQDMAVFLKSAGKEFCDIILLLDGCAIPAHKSILAARCSYFEAMFRSFMPTDNTVRIQIGETVPSEEAFDSLLRYIYYGDVNMPPEDSLYLFSAPFFYGFTNNRLQAFCKQNLEMNVTFENVVQILEAADRMQAIDMKKYSLNLIVQYFPKITSLPKTRQLSRELLLDILDALALAEIAKEQQRLCQDMSSTSLNSE
- the LOC123301683 gene encoding leucine-zipper-like transcriptional regulator 1 isoform X1, with the translated sequence MKIITIKHKMATNELAFDNNLTLEFGPFETVHKWKRMPECDEFVGARRSKHTVVAYKEAIYVFGGDNGKSMLNDLLRFDVKEKSWGRAFATGLPPAPRYHHSAVVHESSMYVFGGYTGDIHSNSNLTNKNDLFEYRFSTGQWTEWRFTGRTPVPRSAHGAAVHDGRLWIFAGYDGNARLNDMWTIPLTGDTHNWEEVAQKGDRPPTCCNFPVAVARDHMFVFSGQSGAKITNSLFQFSFKDRAWTRISTEHILRGAPPPPARRYGHTMVAFDRHLYVFGGAADSTLPNDLHCYDLDTQTWSVIMPAIESHIPTGRLFHAAAVIGDAMYIFGGTVDNNVRSGEMFRFQFSSYPKCTLHDDYGKILESRLFCDVEFVVGHEEIKIPAHLAIVAARSQWLRARIRQSRDAREKHLEKVFGTTQVPFKDLPLLEVKLPDAVPEPFEMVLNYIYTDRIEPRKKVEDASANRVVLLMMDVYRLAVQFNMKRLEQLCVQYLETTISLENVLDAVSNAHNLRLLSIKEFCLRFIVKDPNYSHIVMSKEFETLDQSLMVEVIRKKQIPQPNTKSFIEPQYDSSGLIGTTLEQDMAVFLKSAGKEFCDIILLLDGCAIPAHKSILAARCSYFEAMFRSFMPTDNTVRIQIGETVPSEEAFDSLLRYIYYGDVNMPPEDSLYLFSAPFFYGFTNNRLQAFCKQNLEMNVTFENVVQILEAADRMQAIDMKKYSLNLIVQYFPKITSLPKTRQLSRELLLDILDALALAEIAKEQQRLCQDMSSTSLNSE
- the LOC123300521 gene encoding cytochrome P450 4C1-like, producing MVATMQKEVGKPAFDVMKYVQLCAMDIVGEAVMDVKLNVQSEHNMEVVSSLDNIYMLIHDRILKYWLHPDFIFENTAKGKLQHEVVNYLRNFIQKNVLRKQEEVSNNNSIKCKSTLETILHTLNDNPEAMSKQGIIDEMITLFAAGEDSISLQFSWTLLLLALHPEIQDKVYNEIQSVLGDNENFGRDDLKKLYYTTMVIKEVSRLFPVAPFIVREVTEDFPIDKVVLPRGTSVFIGVMYVHRDPNHWEYPNKFYPEHFLPEAVAKRHPFAFMPFSAGARGCIGKAFAMLCMKSMLVTILRNFQLQADGTINDIKLKVDIIARSMNGYNLRLVQRINTL